The following coding sequences are from one Triticum aestivum cultivar Chinese Spring chromosome 5A, IWGSC CS RefSeq v2.1, whole genome shotgun sequence window:
- the LOC123101477 gene encoding RING-H2 finger protein ATL74-like, translated as MGRPDSEAPASSVAHGVGGGAPAPAGADSALETNVVIIMAALFFGLLLVIALNSLVRCALRRVCRGAAAAAGEGRAWARVACSGSDIKRRVLRSLPVEVYGSGEDIDDVCAICLSEFVDGEKVRVLPLCGHAFHVRCIDAWLVSHGSCPTCRRPVIEKGASGGVVESQRPAETDTIINVVIV; from the coding sequence ATGGGTCGTCCTGATTCGGAGGCGCCGGCGTCGAGCGTCGCCCACGGAgttggaggaggcgcgccggcgCCCGCGGGGGCGGACTCGGCTTTGGagaccaacgtggtgatcatcatGGCCGCGCTCTTCTTCGGACTGCTCCTCGTCATCGCGCTCAACTCGCTGGTGCGGTGCGCGCTCCGGCGCGTGTGCCGCGGGGCCGCGGCCGCTGCCGGCGAGGGCCGAGCGTGGGCGCGGGTGGCCTGCAGCGGCAGCGACATCAAGAGGCGCGTCCTCAGGAGCCTCCCCGTGGAGGTGTACGGCTCCGGGGAGGACATCGACGACGTGTGCGCCATATGCCTGAGCGAGTTCGTGGACGGCGAGAAGGTGCGCGTGCTGCCGCTCTGCGGGCACGCCTTCCACGTCCGCTGCATCGACGCCTGGCTGGTGTCCCACGGCTCCTGTCCCACCTGCCGGCGGCCGGTCATCGAGAAGGGCGCCAGCGGCGGTGTCGTCGAAAGCCAGCGCCCTGCGGAGACGGATACGATCATCAACGTGGTGATCGTGTGA
- the LOC123101476 gene encoding RING-H2 finger protein ATL74-like: protein MGRPDSEAPASSVAYGGSGGAAAPAGTRADSSFETNVVIILAVLFLGLLLIIAVNSLARCALRRVGRVAAAAAGEGRASARVACSGSGIKRRVLRSLPVEVYGSGEDIDDVCAICLSEFVDGEKVRVLPQCAHGFHVRCVDAWLVSNGSCPTCRQPVIEGAPAKAAETNTTVTVVIV, encoded by the coding sequence ATGGGTCGTCCTGACTCGGAGGCGCCGGCGTCGAGCGTTGCCTACGGAGGCAGCGGaggcgcggcggctccggcggggacGAGGGCAGACTCGTCTTTCGagaccaacgtggtgatcatcctAGCCGTGCTCTTCCTCGGGCTGCTCCTCATAATCGCAGTCAACTCGCTGGCGCGGTGCGCGCTCCGGCGCGtggggcgcgtggccgcggccgCTGCCGGCGAGGGCCGGGCGTCCGCGCGGGTGGCCTGCAGCGGCAGCGGCATCAAGAGGCGCGTCCTCAGGAGCCTCCCCGTGGAGGTGTACGGCTCAGGGGAGGACATCGACGACGTGTGCGCCATATGCCTCAGCGAGTTCGTGGACGGCGAGAAGGTGCGCGTGCTGCCGCAGTGCGCGCACGGCTTCCACGTCCGCTGCGTCGACGCCTGGCTGGTGTCCAACGGCTCCTGTCCCACGTGCCGGCAGCCGGTCATCGAAGGCGCGCCCGCGAAGGCGGCGGAGACGAACACGACCGTCACCGTGGTCATCGTGTGA